Sequence from the Helianthus annuus cultivar XRQ/B chromosome 13, HanXRQr2.0-SUNRISE, whole genome shotgun sequence genome:
gtggacaGTGGTGATGGTGATGAATGATtatgggtggtggacggtggtgatggtggacggtggtggttttaaccctctgcagaccttagaagatcttagaagtggttGGGCAAAGTCTGCATCAAGAAGAGCTCGCACAGacttttttaatgaaacgtcttcggaaaaacaaacagtctgtaGATGACaatgtctgcgcgtggtctgcgctACGCATACAGATGTGGTTGCGCAATTTTTTTTAGagaaacaaacaccacctaacaTTTTGCTATCTTGTGTGACGAGAAGTCATCTCTTAATGCAAATAATATCTCATATTTGCTTTAGGTTTTAAGTTCAAGgtgtatttgttttttttttcaatagcATATGTGTATTTCTTTCGGTTCCTAATTATATTTTTCAATACCAAATGTGTATCTTTTTCAGTTCCTAATTATATTATGCATATTTCAGTTGTACCCTGTTTTAAGACTAAGATTGAGAAGTGAAGCTTTAAGGTCAATTGTTTTGAGTGGTCATTATAGTTTTATAGTGCATTAAACTTTTGAAAAGCAAATTTTATTCCATGATTGGGATTTCTGAATTTAGGGTAGGAGGGGCGTTCTCGGCTACCATGAATCAGGTAGTGTTACCTGATCGGTAACACCGACGCCACTCCATTGGGTATGTATTTAGGGTGCCAGTCATCGATAAAAGgagatgagagagagaaagagagagagagatgggttATGTGTGGGAGAGGACATAGACACTATTGGGATAGTTAGCGATCGGTAACACCGTCGCCACTTCAATAGGGCACATGGCTGTGGTGTTTTCGTCGGTGAGCACCCCTCCCACCCTTATAAATCACAACTAATGAACTTGTATTTCACTTTTTTATAAAACCACCATGCATTTAGTTCTTTATGCTATTTCGATAAAAGTTGGGaatgatataatttttttataagacTACGAGTTTTGATTTAAACATCGTATTTTGGTAATGCAAAAACCATGGTTACAAACTTACAATACATCTCAAAATGATCAAGCTTGAGATCAAGCTCAATAAAGTTAAATGACCTAAGCGCGATCTTAGTCGAGTTTGGCTTTGTCTTGTATATATATGATGTAAGTGTTTTTAATGGCTAATGATTTTACAGATTTATGTCCAACCAAAACCCTAGTATACCTTATTGTGAGTTCGGCTTCTTTTCCTCATTTATGTTCACCTTCCTTTCTACCCTTCAGCCCCTTCGGGCGTTACCAGGCTAACGCCCAACCCCATGGTACTCATATAGCGCTCCACCAACACTGATTAACACCCTAAATATGCTTACGTGTTGCCATCTAAGACAAATCACGCCTCTTAAGGCATTTCTCTTCACGTAATCATATCGTAATCATATCGATTAACAATTGTACCAATTAAATAAATGAAGAAATATAAAATACTAAAGAGTATCCTAATGGTAAAGTAAACCATTTCTTTGCCGGATTTACAAACTTTTAGGCACTTATCAGGCAAATTATCACGTCTAGAGACCGTTGACATCTACCCAAAACAgttaaaaaacacacacaaacaaaaataaaataaaaataaaataaaataaaaaaaccataACTAATAAAATTCCCCTGTATCATATGCATTTCTAGATCCAGAAACTGCACGCAGTATGAATTTACAGAGGCCAGATCTGAAGATCTAGCCCTAGATATCTGCAATTTCGGTATCATCAATCGGTATATCTTCAGTTTTTAGTTATAGGAACGGTTTAGATTAGCGAATAATCATGGAATTGTTGAAGAATTTGCCGGAAATGGATCTCATGCGATCGGAAAAGATGACGTTCGTGCAGTTAATCATTCCGGTTGAATCTGCTCATCGTGCTGTATCTTATCTCGGTGAATTAGGTCTACTTCAGTTCCGTGACGTATGTTTTCGATCTGACTTTATTTTGTATatgaatatgtatatgtatgtgaaTGTGTGTTTGTATGAATGGTTGCTGGATTGATGACGTTTGATATTTAGGTTTTAAATGTTTTGATGGAGGTTTATGTGTATGATGTTTGTTATTTTAGAGGATTGATATCTTTTGCTGTGAATTTGTTGCAAGTAGTTTGTTGTTTTGAGTTAGTTAATACTGTGTAGTGTTAAATTAGGGTTAATGTAGCTGTAGCTTTTGAATTTACTTGATTTTTGTAGGTAATTTGGTAGCATAGGTTAAATATTGTCATAGGTGATGATGATTTATAGGGTGCTAGAAGGTTTTATGATATTGGTCCTTTCTCAGTAGATTAGGCTTAGAGTAAGAAAACTATTTGAGATAATAAGTTTGATATAGAGGAATGAGCTAGTCACTAGAGTGATGGTGATTTCACAGAGATTGTTGTTAAAGCGGAAGAACATGTTTAGGTATGTTTTGTACATCCTAATCTCTTAGGATGACTCTAATAGTGATGATGTTGTTACGGATTGGAACCATTGTAAGGTATGAGACTTGTCCTACATCGGCTGTATAGGCAATAGATGTGAGGTTAATAGACCAAATGGGCTCTCTCGCCCACCAGACTATTGGGCTGTAACAGACGTGGATGCACTTTTAGAGGCTTAAGTTGTTTGAGAGATGCAGAACGATGAGTGATTTTTACCTTTCTTTCACAATTCACACATACTTTGTTCTTTGTTTGATAGTGGTTAGGTCTTGCTGAGAgctatatagtttttttttgcctTGATAAAAGAAGGCTGGATCAGGTTACAGTAATTGCAAGCAAACAAGGATCTTTATATAAAAAGAAAACTAACTGAAAGTTGCAATTCTTTTGATTGTTTGATATGGTATATAAGTCATTGAGATCAAAGTGCAATTCCAATTGTCAGGGTTCTTTTACTCACTTAGTTTCTCTTATTCATATATAACTCATGCAATTTTCTAATTCACTGCATTTTATTCTTCTTGGCAGTTAAATGATGATAAAAGCCCATTTCAAAGAACATTTGTTAATCAGGTAATATTATACCAAATTCATAACTTCCTTCAGTTGTTAATTTATTCATGTAGATTTATGTTTTTGGCTGTGGTTTTTATTATGCTATACTGCTAAATTaaagttttgtttttgttttgagcCTAAACTCTTCCATCGAAGATGGTTCTATACAATTTGGATTTTGTTTTATGTAATCATTTCAATAAAATATGATTTGGTTTTACAGCAGCACTAtgatatgtgtgtgtgtgtgtatatatatgaaaTGGTACCAGCAAAAAGTAGACCTAAATTTATGTGTTTATATATCACCAGTATAAAGCAAGGTCTATGTATATCTCAGTTTATGTTTTCTTGCACATCATTCCTTGGTTTTTAGGTAAAAAGATGTGCTGAAATGTCAAGAAAGCTTCGGTTTTTCAAAGATCAGATACACAAAGCCGGACTACAATCTTCTGCTCTTCCTACACTGCAACCAGATGTCGACTTGGAAGCATTAGAGGTCTGCTCTTTCAAGCTCACTGAGGAAAAATAAGAACAAAAAACATACCCTCTTTGAGGAGGTTAACTTGCTTTAGAACTAAATATTGTTCatattattattttgtaattacAGACACAACTTGCTGAGCATGAACACGAACTTATTGAGATGAATGCCAACAGTGAGAAACTACAACAAACGTATAATGAGCTGCTAGAGTTCAAGATCGTGCTGCAGAAGGTACATTGTGCATGCTGTTCGTTTTGATGCTTGTTTTCAGTAACGGAAACATCCAGTTTTATAACTGTAAATTTTCTATTTCCAGAACATTATTCTGAATGTAAGTATGTTCTCCAGGCAGGAGTCTTTCTTGTATCAGGTAAGAGTTACGATACTGCAGAAGGCACGGAATTAGACGATAATGTGTACCCTAGTGATTATCCGGAGTCAGCCTCCTTGCTTGAGCAGGTAAAACCGTAAAAATCTTGTGTGCATTTTGCATTTTGGAGTGCCATCACATAGATACTCAAAGTTTGTTTATCACACAGGCGACACAATCTGGACCGCCAAATTCATCTGGCCTTAGATTTATAAGTGGGATTATCCCGAAATCGAAGATATTATTGTTTGAGAGAATGTTGTTCCGTGCAACAAGGGGAAATTTGCTTTTCAATCAGGCCCCTGCGGATGAGCTCATCATGGATCCTGTATCATCTGAAATGGTTCGTTCACATCTCATAAATACAAATACATACTTACACTCTATATAACTAAAATATCATCATTCTGCTGCTTAAACATCAGTAtctatatttattatatataacaaAAGAGGGTGTCTTAGGAATAGCACCTAACACACAACCtctatttttgttgttttttttttgccaaaGGAATAGTACTTAAGACACAACCtctatttttattgttttttttgcCAAATTTAAAGCAATGCCATCCAACTCATGTTTTTTTTTGTATTCAACCCTTCAACTTTTAGCATTGCCACTTACACCCCCTCAGCTTtataaaaactttgtaaaatgtcatTTGGACCCCCTCAAGTtttacatgcttatttttatgtatgtgggtcaaatataatacattttcgtgcttacttttatgtacgtttttggttggtctacgttttgttcggaaacgagtcgggtcaaatataatacgatTTCACTAGGCGGTATAAACtcgagttactttacgtttcaaCTCCACCGCAATGCGTGGTACCATTTTAACGTAAAAAGCTATtttttacgtgcttatttttaagtAAGTTTCATTATAAAtccaagttggtttacgtttcgacgtaaattttctCGGTAATGAgccaggtcaaatataatatgttttcgtgctaatttttatgtgtgttttcagttggtctacgttttgacgtaatttttgttcggaaacgagtcgggtcaaatatctTACGGTATAGATTGGAGTTACTTTAAGTTTCGACACTGCCGCAACGCTCGGCGGGTCAAAATACTAGTTGATTATATTTAAAGTTCAAATGAATGTAGTTTATATGTTTCTGTACAGGTTGAAAAAACTGTATTTGTAGTGTTCTTTTCCGGAGAGCAGGCAAAGACAAAAATACTTAAAATCTGTGAAGCATTTGGTGCAAATTGTTATCCTGTTCCAGAAGACTTAACAAAGCAGACTCAAATAACTCAAGAGGTTTGTTTTCAAAGGGATAGTGCTGAtactttaaaaaatataaaatgtagATATGATTTTTGTTTCGCTATTGATGCTTGTTCTGAACCTGCAACTACACgtgattttctttttgaaaacatTATTTTTTCAACCTATCCTTTTGCAGGTTTTGTCACGGCTTTCTGAATTGGAAACCACCTTGGATGTTGGAATTCGTCATAGGAATGCTGCTCTTCACTCCATCGGGTTTCACTTAACACTATGGATGAACATGGTAAGGTGTGCTTATAGGTTTTTTATTTTGCACTAATATAAACTTCTATGTAGTTAATATCGGTTACATATCACCGATAtagatatatcggttatcggcccccatgtaaaatatcggtgtgaaATATTCGTACCAAATTATCGGCAATATTGACCGATATTTTTCCGATctcagtacctttcttcttagttccaccattcgtctttcttcttattgctgctattagtgttttaagtcttaattgttaattgttagtgttttaagtcttaatgggttcctacttgctacaattgctagtgttttgcaagttgcaaaaggttaatttgttaatggtaggagagtatgcTGAactgttagtgttaaattgctatatatatatagagagagagaaaaaagtGTATCGTACAATTGGCCTTAatgtacattacgtacgcgactAGAAATCGCATGTTATACATAATCTCGGACATGTCATAATCGCATGTTATACAAACCCGGACATGTACAAATTCGCACGGCTGATAAACTCGAATTCCCCATAATCGCATGTTATACAAACCCGGACATGTATAAATTTGCATGGCTGATAAACTCGGAATCCCCAAAATTACAAAATCGCATGTTAAACACAAATCGCGTACGTAATGTCCGTTAAGGGATATTGTAcaataaccggcctctatatatatatatatatatatatatatatatatatatatatatatatatatatatatatatatatatatatatatatatatatatatatatatatatatatatatatatatatatatatatatagggaggggctcatgcgagaaccacccttattgtgagaaccttgagaaccaatgtgaacacaacctataatagctaaaaaacctaccccccccccccccaagctaaaaactaaacccccaaaaaacctaaaaaaatctaaaaaatgttttttttttaaatattttttatgctcaaatcgctacttttagtggccaaaaaaaattttttttttaaaaaaaaaattgtgtgatttttagctatttttaggcatttttggtgtgttcacattggttctcgcggttctcacaataagaggtggttctcgcatgatcttctccctatatatatatatatagagagagagagaaagtataatgtacttcaaggcttaacctacattaacatacatgacaaaaaatataacgtgcgttattatcatagaacatgcgtgattatagtccatgcgtgattatgtggtcccatgcgtgattatgtggtcccatgcgtgattatacccctgatccaacggttaccattgtatCCTACTTGATGTATGATAAGgatttttgtatgttaaccttactctatatatatatatatatatatatatatatatatatatatatatatatatatatatatattaaaattaccaatatcccaccacgataacctatatctcaaatatctgTTTTTTTACTGTGTTAACTGCATTAAACTTTGATATTGTTTGCATCTTTATATAATGAGATGATCTTGTAGGTTAAAAGAGAGAAAGCTGTGTTTGATACATTGAATATGTTAAACTTTGATGTTACAAAGAAGTGTCTAGTTGGAGAGGGATGGTGCCCAATCTTTGCCAAACCCAAGGTAATTTATGTGCATTGTTTATTAGAGTAAAGTATgttccctgtggtttaccaaaattttggatttagtccctagctttccaaaagtacatggatggtcccggtggtttgcactttgtaacgtatttagtccatgtggtttgcactttgcaACACATTTAGTTCCTAACTTTGACATGCTGAagcctttagatttgttggctagGGAGTAAATgagttacaaagtgcaaaccacatggaccatatgtgtacttttagaaagctagggactaaatccaaaattttggtaaacgacAGGGACCATCCGTTTACTTTTCTCTTttatttatatcgtatattcctTTTCAAGTTATTGCTTTCTATTTGTTGAACTACGTTATACTTTACATTAGATTCAAGAGGCGCTGCAACGAGCAACATTTGACAGCAACTCACAAGTCGGCATCATATTCCATGTCATGGATGCTGTGGAATCACCTCCAACATATTTCAGAACGAACGCTTTCACAAATGCATATCAAGAAATCGTTGACGCCTATGGGTAAACCTATGTTTCATTTCCATATTAGTCAAATCAATATTAGTTTTTCTTGATGAAACACTACATATTTGACTGCATATGTTATTATTTTGTGCGTGGGAGTTATTGATGTCTATATACTATTTACTGCAGTGTTGCTAAATATCAGGAAGCCAATCCAGCAGTTTATACTGTAATTACTTTTCCATTTCTTTTTGCGGTCATGTTTGGGGATTGGGGACATGGAATATGTCTATTGATCGGTGCATTGATTCTCATAGCTCGTGAAGGGAAGCTTAGTTCTCAGGTTTGTTCTCTTAGAACGttgattttgtttttataaatccATGTGGTCGTCTTATATCAAAGTAATTTTGTTTTGTTGTTATATATGTATTGACATTTAAATCTAGTGCTTTTAACTAAAAAATCATTATGAATTTAGTAacatgccattttcgtccctgaggtttggccagttttgcaacttttgtccaaaggtttgtttttccgcatctggttccaaaaggtttgaaatcttgccattttcatccggctcgttaactccatccattttttcccGTTAAGTCATGTGTActtttgtcttttttgttaaattaaagggcaattcggtcttttttgTCATATGTACAAGCAtatagcataatgtacaagtattcaaaagaccaaattgcccttgaatttaacaaaaaaaatgaaaatacctctgacttaacgaagaaaaatagatggagttaacgggccggatgaaaatggcaagattcgAACTTTTTGgattcagatgcggaaaaacaaacctttggacgaaagtcgcaaaactggcccagggacgaaaatggcattttactcttatgaGTTTATCTACGTCTTTTGTAGTTTTATGCAGCAATTAATTTTAATGTCAAAATTAAGGCATATACAGATTGCCTTTGAAAGTTTTTCTTTTTCACATTGAGAAATAGAAGTTTATTTTTTGGGATGTCACAAAATAGTGTTCTTGTCAAAACTTACAGCAGTATAAAACAATTTTCACTTGTTTTTATAAAACAGTTATTAATACATTGTCAATTTTtagctttttaattttttttgtttttcattcaTTATGGCAGAAACTTGGGAGCTTCATGGAGATGTTATTCGGTGGTCGTTATGTGCTTCTCTTGATGTCACTGTTTTCAATCTATTGTGGACTAATATACAATGAATTCTTTTCTGTTCCCTATCACATATTTGGCGATTCTGCTTATAAATGCCGGGACGATTCGTGCAGGTATATTTTTCTTTACGTTTTCATATATTATGTCCGGACACTTTTTTCTTCATTATTAATTTGGGGCAGCAAACGaaccgaatgaacacgaacaaaaccgtgttcgtttgttaaggttCTCTATGTGCTCATGAACACTTATCGAAGacgaacaagattttatgttcgtgttcgttcgttaaggaaaatAAACGTGTTCGTGTTCCTTTATTAAATTTAGGCAACGTACGCAAACGAACGTTTATGAACACAATTGGAAACAAACGAAACAAACAagcattttaaatattttatttgtcggaattttgaagtattaaaTAGAATATAAAAACCAAAAACACTAATAAACTATCGGACCCAAACGAACATAAACGTACACGTTACCGAACatttacaaacataaatgaaggaacacggcctctgttcatgttcgttcatcaACTAAATGAACGGAATtttctgttcgtgttcgttcatatattaaatgaacaaacacaaacaaactttccatcaaacggttcacgaactgttcgctgaacgtttggttcatttgcagccctattTATTATAATTCTGTTGAAGATAGCTTCTCGTCTACTAGCACTAAACAACCATTTTCTGTTTCAATTAACAGTGATGCATATACAGTCGGTTTAATCAAATATCGTGATGCATATCCATTTGGTGTAGACCCTAGTTGGCGCGGGAGTCGTTCAGAGCTACCGTTCTTGAACTCTCTTAAAATGAAGATGTCGATATTGTTCGGTGTTGCCCAGATGAATCTCGGAATCATGTTAAGCTACTTTAATTCAATTTTCTTCAACAACTCACTGGATATCAGGTATAGATCTTATGATTCTCTATGTAGTGTACTTTGATTTTTGTAgatagagtaaagtacacggatagtccctgtggttttccaaaattttggatttggtccctagctttccaaaagtacaccgATGGTCTCTgcggtttgcactttgtaacaaaTTTAGTCCCAAGTTTTTGTAAAAAGTACATGCATGGCCCCTGTGGTTTGCAcgtaacgcatttagtccttaACTTGGACCTCCTAAAACCTTTATatttgttggctggggactaaatgcgttacaaagtgcaaaccacagggaccgtcTGTGTACTTatgaaaagctagggaccaaatccaaaattttggaaaaccacagggactatccatgtACTTTACTCTTGTAGATATGTGACATTAGTTAAGGATTGGTGCAACTTTGTCAGGTATCAGTTTGTGCCACAGATGATATTTTTAAACAGCCTTTTTGGGTATCTTTCGCTTCTCATTATCATAAAGTGGTGCACTGGTTCTCAAGCCGATCTTTATCATGTGATGATTTATATGTTCCTGAGTCCTTTTGATGATCTTGGTGAAAACGAACTGTTTTGGGGACAACGGCCCCTTCAGGTACAACTTATTGTTTCTCTTTAttaaccattgggtgtcagcccaatggccaccagcccgcattctaacccggaggtggcgggttcgagtcttgctcgttcccaatgcccctacggtagcggatttacccccagactcaggcttgctgggtggcggtctgcgaggtgggatcacctcggcggttgggaggaccgtggaatatccccccccccccccctctattGTTTCTCTTTATTGTTGATCCTTTAGAATTATAAGCGTCGGTTTCGACCCATTTAGTTAAGATACAGTTGGTTCGGGTTATCTTACCTCAAACGGGTAACAAAAAAAAACTAGCTAAAAATGAAACATGTCAAATGGTCGAGCCGGAGCAGGTCGAATGTCATTGTCACCCAAAATTTGTACTATGCATGAAATGAAACGCCCAAAAACCCGGGGGTCACATTCGTTGGATTTACTCTTTggcaaatagttagaaaataaaaTACCATTCAATTTAAAAACAAATGTAGCAGAAACATTTCAAGTCGTTACAAATCACTGAATTTAAACATTGTCTAAAACACTGAAATCATAACAAGGGGATGCCAGTCTTTAGCGTGGAGCCTTGCCACAAGCCAGCCGTCACTTCTTCGAACTACCTGATGTGCATACTAAAAGTCAGCTACGCTGAGTATGACTTAACAATTAACAGTCAATATACATTCTACGCAATTAAGCACATACAGCTACACGCTATACAATAATCAGTATACATAACACATCTGAAGTTATATACCATGTCTATAACCATACATGATACACTTCATAAAACATCTATAATTAACTACTATGTCTTCTATATTGTACACATCATACTCTACGTAGTTGATCAACCAGTCCCCCAGTGGTTTTCTAATAACAGATTTTTGCAGATCCTGTTGTTGCTTTCGGCTCTTGTTGCTGTTCCATGGATGCTTTTCCCCAAGCCTTTTATTTTGAGGAAACTCCATACTGAGGTACTACCCGTTTCTATCTACGCTCATCCATTAACACTTGACTAAAAACTATAAATATTGTTCCAGTAGTACTGTAATCTAATTATCTTGATTTCagattaatatataaatatataatcaGCTTGCAAAGTTAATGGTTTTATCGTTTGATATTTTTAGAGGTTTCAAGGTCGTGCATATGGGATTCTTCGGTCGTCTGAGATTGATACAGATTCTGACCCCGGTTCTCCACGGCAGCATGAAGAGGAATTTAATTTCAGTGAGGTTTTTGTACATCAAATGATACATTCTATCGAGTTTGTACTTGGTTCAGTTTCTAACACTGCTTCATACCTTCGATTATGGGCTTTGAGGTACACCATTCACAGACCTTAGTTAAGTTTAATAATCAGGCATTTATTATTTACTGTGTCTTTATTTTAGATAGTTTATATTTATTACAGCTTAGCACACTCAGAATTGTCCACTGTATTCTATGAGAAAGTTCTCCTTCTTGCTTGGGGGTAAGTTTCTTCTTTCTAAACATGTTTTTTTCcgattttatattatttttttcttttaattaaaaATAGTATAGTGAACTTTTTGAATAgaataaaatgccattttcgttcatgaggtttggccagttttgtgactttcgtccaaaggtttgttttttcgcatctggatccaaaagatttgaaatcttgccatttgcATCCGGCTCgataactccatccatttttctccgttaagtcaagggtatttccgtcttttttgttaacttaaagggtaaTTCGGTCCTtctcactttatgtacaagcatttagcataatgtacaagtcttTTTcagggtattcggtctttttacataaagtgaaaaagaccgaattgccctttaagttaacaaaaaagacgcaaatacccctgacttaaaggagaaaaatggatgaagttaacgagacggatgaaaatggcaagatttcaaaccttttggatccagatgcgaaaaaacaaacctttagacaAAAGTTGCAAagctggccaaacctcaaggacgaaaatggcattttacccTTTCGAATAAAATAATTTAAGAGGTTTGTGTATTTTGGCTACCAGTCAGCCGACTTTTGATCCGTTTGACATTTTTTTAGCTATCTTTTTTGAAATTACCAATTTGACCCGTTAGAGAATAAAAATTAATGTGATTTTCAGGTATAATAACATCTTAATTCGGATGGTGGGACTAGCAGTTTTTGCATTTGCAACTGCATTTATATTACTCATGATGGAGACGCTAAGCGCTTTCCTTCACGCATTGAGGCTACATTGGGTGGAATTTCAAAACAAGTTTTACGGAGGCGATGGTTATAAGTTCAAACCCTTCTCCTTTGCAGCAATAGCCGATGATGAAGATTAGTATAATTACATATTTCTCCTCCAACAAGGACAAAATCGGGTTTTCACCCACCACACCGTTAATCACACAGAATTTTGGCTAGTTAGAATAATCGGACGGTTATTGAGTTTCACACATGTGCAGCTTGAATTAACGTAGCGTTGTAGAAATCGACCCGGCCCGGATATATCTGATTTGATGGTACCCTAAGGTCCTGCCTGCACAAAATGGTCATATAATTAGGTGTTGTAAAGAGGGGATTCTTTTATATTGGATTGCCCCAAGGTGTATGTAGATTTTGATCTATAATCTTTCTATTTCTGTTTTTGGTAATAAACAACAAAGGTACAAATTTTAGTTATACTCATTGAAGAATTTATGGTATACGATTTGGTTTAACGTGTCGTAGAACTTTTGCATCCTGTGACAATATTTACACATCGAC
This genomic interval carries:
- the LOC110898473 gene encoding V-type proton ATPase subunit a1 yields the protein MELLKNLPEMDLMRSEKMTFVQLIIPVESAHRAVSYLGELGLLQFRDLNDDKSPFQRTFVNQVKRCAEMSRKLRFFKDQIHKAGLQSSALPTLQPDVDLEALETQLAEHEHELIEMNANSEKLQQTYNELLEFKIVLQKAGVFLVSGKSYDTAEGTELDDNVYPSDYPESASLLEQATQSGPPNSSGLRFISGIIPKSKILLFERMLFRATRGNLLFNQAPADELIMDPVSSEMVEKTVFVVFFSGEQAKTKILKICEAFGANCYPVPEDLTKQTQITQEVLSRLSELETTLDVGIRHRNAALHSIGFHLTLWMNMVKREKAVFDTLNMLNFDVTKKCLVGEGWCPIFAKPKIQEALQRATFDSNSQVGIIFHVMDAVESPPTYFRTNAFTNAYQEIVDAYGVAKYQEANPAVYTVITFPFLFAVMFGDWGHGICLLIGALILIAREGKLSSQKLGSFMEMLFGGRYVLLLMSLFSIYCGLIYNEFFSVPYHIFGDSAYKCRDDSCSDAYTVGLIKYRDAYPFGVDPSWRGSRSELPFLNSLKMKMSILFGVAQMNLGIMLSYFNSIFFNNSLDIRYQFVPQMIFLNSLFGYLSLLIIIKWCTGSQADLYHVMIYMFLSPFDDLGENELFWGQRPLQILLLLSALVAVPWMLFPKPFILRKLHTERFQGRAYGILRSSEIDTDSDPGSPRQHEEEFNFSEVFVHQMIHSIEFVLGSVSNTASYLRLWALSLAHSELSTVFYEKVLLLAWGYNNILIRMVGLAVFAFATAFILLMMETLSAFLHALRLHWVEFQNKFYGGDGYKFKPFSFAAIADDED